The following are encoded together in the Juglans microcarpa x Juglans regia isolate MS1-56 chromosome 2D, Jm3101_v1.0, whole genome shotgun sequence genome:
- the LOC121249860 gene encoding uncharacterized protein LOC121249860: protein MGACGSRPQGCVGGKLRLPRKKKNNRKRRRLSKRRVSSNTLEPKVDSRGPIDRSYSNPNFQASIDAAWFDSASVLESELDDEFYSIHGDAFSPNGSESTFSSRKDFNFEKNCENQSAIEGSRNLNANKVHWKDSKSLFKSDVCCRGDEAVTPDHSGILPNTCLPCLASTGTAVVEKRRTFGSGAPSLRRRAPSKLSFKFREGLADPTIVSPKALLQRPIAGSSISNCPLEKRMPDCWSHIEPCAFKVRGKNYFRDKKKDFAPNRAAYYPFGADVFLSPRKIDHIARFVELPHINPHGEIPSILVVNIQIPLYPATFFQSETDGEGMSLVFYFKLSESYLKELPTHFRESINRLINDEVERVRGFPVDTISSFRERLKILGRLANVEELHLSAAEKKLMNTYNEKPVLSRPQHEFYLGQNYFEIDIDMHRFGYIARKGVEAFQERLKLSILDFGLTIQGNKAEDLPEHILCCIRLNEIDRTNYNQLSL, encoded by the exons atgggggCTTGTGGTTCGAGGCCACAGGGCTGCGTGGGAGGTAAACTCCGTTTGCCtaggaagaaaaagaataatcgGAAGCGAAGAAGACTCTCTAAGCGCCGTGTTTCATCTAATACCCTCGAGCCTAAGGTCGATTCCCGGGGCCCCATTGATCGTTCTTACTCTAATCCTAATTTCCAAG CAAGTATAGATGCGGCATGGTTTGATTCTGCCTCAGTGCTCGAGTCCGAATTGGACGACGAGTTTTATAGCATTCATGGTG ATGCTTTTTCTCCGAACGGCTCTGAATCAACGTTTTCGTCCCGAAAGGATTTTAATTTCGAAAAGAATTGCGAAAACCAGTCTGCCATAGAGGGTTCTAGAAATCTGAATGCCAATAAGGTTCATTGGAAAGATTCCAAGTCTCTGTTCAAATCCGATGTGTGTTGTAGAGGGGATGAAGCAGTAACACCGGATCATAGTGGTATTCTTCCGAATACTTGCTTGCCGTGTCTTGCTTCTACTGGAACTGCGGTGgttgaaaaaagaagaacatTCGGTTCTGGCGCACCGAGTTTGAGGAGAAGAGCGCCATCGAAGCTTTCCTTCAAATTCAGGGAAGGACTTGCTGATCCGACAATTG TTTCACCCAAGGCGCTTCTGCAAAGACCGATAGCAGGTTCCTCGATTTCTAACTGCCCCTTAGAGAAGAGAATGCCTGATTGTTGGTCACATATAGAACCATGTGCTTTCAAAGTCAGggggaaaaattattttag GgataaaaagaaagattttgCTCCAAACCGTGCTGCGTATTATCCTTTCGGCGCTGACGTCTTCCTATCTCCGAGGAAAATTGATCATATTGCTCGTTTTGTGGAACTTCCTCATATAAATCCACATGGAGAAATCCCTTCCATACTTGTTGTAAATATTCAG ATACCATTATATCCTGCCACATTTTTTCAAAGTGAAACTGATGGAGAAGGAATGAGCTTGGTTTTCTACTTTAAGCTATCTGAAAGTTATTTAAAAGAGCTTCCCACTCATTTCCGAGAAAGTATCAAT AGGTTGATCAATGATGAAGTGGAGAGAGTTAGAGGTTTCCCTGTAGACACAATTTCCTCTTTTAGGGAAAGATTAAAAATCTTGGGCAGGCTGGCAAATGTGGAGGAGCTTCATCTAAGTGCGGCTGAGAAGAAGCTTATGAATACTTACAATGAAAAACCCGTTCTATCACGCCCTCAACATGAGTTTTATTTG GGACAAAACTACTTTGAGATCGATATTGATATGCACAGATTCGGCTACATTGCCAGAAAAGGTGTAGAAGCATTCCAGGAAAGGTTGAAGTTAAGCATCTTGGATTTTGGCCTGACAATTCAG GGCAACAAGGCAGAAGACTTGCCAGAGCATATCTTATGTTGCATAAGGTTGAATGAAATAGACCGCACTAACTATAACCAACTGAGCCTTTGA
- the LOC121249863 gene encoding CLAVATA3/ESR (CLE)-related protein 25, with amino-acid sequence MVCGSRVFKVLFAALVFVGVIWLLTVGILANRASKTSTLTVRSTEIFKYWKQIGREKRAVHWHSDPNYVSKRRVPNGPDPIHNRRVVKTGRPPGRA; translated from the exons ATGGTGTGTGGTAGTAGGGTTTTCAAAGTTCTGTTTGCAGCTCTTGtatttgtgggtgtcatttggctATTGACAGTTGGAATCCTAGCAAACCGGGCAAGTAAAACATCGACTTTAACGGTAAGATCAACTGAAATCTTCAAGTATTGGAAACAGATTGGAAGAGAAAAGCGTGCTGTTCATTGGCATTCCGATCCTAATTACGTGAGCAAGAGAAGAGTACCTAATGGACCTGATCCAATTCACAACAG GAGAGTGGTGAAGACTGGACGACCGCCTGGTCGAGCCTGA